The following proteins are encoded in a genomic region of Bosea beijingensis:
- a CDS encoding sensor histidine kinase: MTPRLAPFLLLWVPLALAGLGLGAAVEFVRAGDALQREGTTLHRVVSQRVEQHDAHLTSLAAVLASSNAESASFRAVIEAMRRFYPRIVAVELIETVSVGGVPPSLGDFDPAALSARVAALAPGQAVTLASRSGSPFYALVKRVPDIGHGPRALVLVIDARLLTEPEGGLSDNAALKLSDASGTAIVQHGSPLAQATPIPELSFTKALGSRSQPLLLELTRRPALAELLPPGLLFGWPVAAGLGLFLLLAVLRERRASRRAREAVRLHEHDARLAHAMRVNTVGEMASGIAHEITQPLTAILSQSQAGLRLARSGDAAPGDLVGVLEANVRHARRAGEILERLRTYVTRREPQRQPHDLNRIVRNVVELSQRDLQEREVTLRLELSEPGPQALLDRVSIEQVVHNLVRNAAEAVEAMPAGRREIVLATRLVDGEAEIAVTDDGPGIAETDMARVFEPFFTTKSSGMGLGLPLCERLVEAAGGRIAARNGPERGAVFSVRFTALANELGMAAE; the protein is encoded by the coding sequence TTGACACCGCGCCTCGCCCCTTTCCTGCTGTTGTGGGTTCCGCTGGCACTGGCCGGGCTGGGGCTTGGCGCTGCCGTCGAGTTCGTGCGCGCGGGCGATGCGCTCCAGCGCGAGGGGACGACGCTGCACCGCGTCGTCTCGCAGCGCGTCGAGCAGCATGACGCGCATCTGACCAGCCTGGCGGCCGTGCTCGCCAGCTCGAACGCGGAATCGGCGAGCTTCCGCGCGGTGATCGAGGCGATGCGGCGCTTCTATCCGCGCATCGTCGCCGTCGAATTGATCGAGACCGTCTCCGTGGGCGGCGTGCCTCCGAGCCTGGGCGATTTCGATCCGGCGGCGCTGTCCGCCCGTGTCGCCGCGCTGGCGCCGGGCCAGGCCGTCACGCTCGCCAGTCGCTCGGGGAGCCCGTTCTACGCCCTGGTGAAGCGCGTGCCCGATATCGGCCATGGGCCACGGGCGCTGGTCCTCGTCATCGATGCCCGGCTTCTGACCGAGCCGGAAGGCGGCTTGAGCGACAATGCCGCGTTGAAGCTGAGCGATGCCTCCGGGACGGCGATCGTCCAGCATGGCTCGCCACTGGCGCAAGCCACGCCGATCCCGGAACTCTCCTTCACGAAGGCCCTGGGCAGCCGGTCGCAGCCGCTGCTGCTGGAATTGACGCGGCGGCCGGCCCTGGCCGAACTGCTGCCGCCGGGTCTGCTGTTCGGCTGGCCGGTCGCTGCGGGCCTCGGCCTGTTCCTGCTGCTGGCGGTGCTGCGTGAGCGGCGCGCCAGCCGGCGGGCACGCGAGGCGGTGCGCCTGCACGAGCACGATGCCCGGCTCGCCCATGCGATGCGGGTCAACACGGTCGGCGAGATGGCCTCCGGCATCGCCCATGAGATCACGCAGCCACTGACTGCGATCCTGAGCCAGAGCCAGGCCGGCCTGCGGCTCGCACGATCAGGCGATGCGGCACCCGGCGATCTTGTCGGGGTGCTTGAGGCGAATGTCCGGCACGCACGCCGAGCCGGCGAGATTCTCGAACGATTGCGGACCTATGTGACGCGGCGCGAGCCGCAGCGGCAGCCGCATGACCTCAACCGGATCGTCCGCAATGTGGTCGAGCTCAGCCAGCGCGACCTGCAGGAGCGGGAGGTCACGCTCCGGCTGGAGCTGAGCGAGCCCGGGCCGCAGGCGCTGCTCGACCGGGTCTCGATTGAGCAGGTCGTGCATAATCTCGTCCGCAATGCCGCCGAGGCGGTCGAGGCCATGCCGGCCGGACGGCGCGAGATCGTCTTGGCCACGCGTCTCGTCGACGGCGAGGCGGAGATCGCCGTGACCGATGACGGGCCGGGCATCGCCGAGACCGATATGGCTCGCGTGTTCGAGCCGTTCTTCACCACCAAGAGCAGCGGCATGGGGCTCGGCCTGCCGCTTTGCGAGCGACTGGTGGAGGCGGCCGGCGGGCGGATCGCTGCGCGCAACGGGCCTGAACGCGGGGCGGTCTTCAGCGTGCGCTTTACGGCGCTGGCGAACGAACTCGGGATGGCGGCGGAATGA
- a CDS encoding GlcG/HbpS family heme-binding protein, protein MTKIRFAAAALGLALVPAAAGAQVLQERNMPLAIAQEIAQATVEACAAKNFNVTATVVDRAGVTRAVLRTDKAGPHTVAASRDKAFTAASARNATGAIAEGVEKNPAARNMAAIEGFLLLGGGVPVKVGDEVIGAVGVGGAPGGHLDEECANVGIEKVKAKLR, encoded by the coding sequence ATGACCAAGATCCGTTTCGCCGCCGCCGCCCTCGGGCTCGCGCTCGTTCCGGCCGCTGCCGGCGCCCAGGTCCTGCAGGAGCGCAACATGCCGCTCGCCATCGCCCAGGAAATCGCCCAGGCGACCGTCGAGGCCTGCGCCGCCAAGAACTTCAACGTCACCGCGACGGTCGTCGATCGTGCCGGCGTCACCCGCGCCGTCCTCCGCACCGACAAGGCCGGCCCGCACACCGTCGCGGCCAGCCGTGACAAGGCCTTCACCGCGGCCTCGGCCCGCAACGCCACCGGCGCGATCGCCGAGGGCGTCGAGAAGAACCCGGCCGCGCGCAACATGGCCGCGATCGAGGGCTTCCTGCTGCTCGGCGGCGGTGTCCCGGTCAAGGTCGGCGACGAGGTGATCGGCGCCGTCGGCGTCGGCGGCGCGCCGGGCGGCCATCTCGACGAGGAATGCGCCAATGTCGGCATCGAGAAGGTGAAGGCCAAGCTGCGCTGA
- a CDS encoding ankyrin repeat domain-containing protein, with amino-acid sequence MARMLLIAVALVAAALFGRAVAQTPPDATELAAYRGLHAAAAVGDIATIRRLADAGEKLDQRDSNGRTPLHVAAFRGQAEAIRALIVAGADSGLFDNQRYDAVTIVSVTDDVPALKALLASGASAKLTTSRYDGTALIAAAHLGHDGIVRELIKAGAPLDHVNNLGWTALIEAVILGDGGKRHVETVRALLAAGADRNLADRQGATPLQHARSRGYAAMVALLEAGAPR; translated from the coding sequence ATGGCGAGGATGCTGCTGATCGCCGTGGCCCTGGTCGCGGCCGCCCTGTTCGGCCGGGCCGTTGCGCAGACGCCGCCCGACGCGACCGAGCTCGCCGCCTATCGCGGCTTGCATGCCGCCGCCGCCGTTGGCGATATCGCAACGATCCGGCGCCTTGCGGACGCCGGCGAAAAGCTCGATCAGCGCGACAGCAACGGCCGCACGCCGCTGCATGTCGCCGCCTTCCGCGGCCAGGCGGAGGCGATCCGCGCGCTGATCGTGGCCGGAGCCGATTCCGGCCTGTTCGACAACCAGCGCTATGACGCGGTGACCATCGTCTCCGTAACCGATGACGTTCCGGCGCTGAAGGCCCTGCTGGCCTCGGGCGCCTCGGCGAAGCTCACCACCAGCCGCTATGATGGCACGGCGCTGATCGCCGCTGCGCATCTCGGCCATGACGGCATCGTCCGCGAATTGATCAAGGCCGGCGCGCCGCTCGACCATGTCAACAATCTCGGCTGGACCGCCCTGATCGAGGCGGTGATCCTCGGCGATGGCGGCAAGCGCCATGTCGAGACCGTGCGGGCCCTGCTCGCGGCCGGCGCCGATCGTAATCTCGCCGACAGGCAGGGCGCCACGCCATTGCAGCACGCCCGTTCGCGCGGATACGCCGCCATGGTGGCGTTGTTGGAGGCCGGCGCTCCTCGCTGA
- a CDS encoding response regulator transcription factor: MRPAARIVYLIDDDADVRDALVLLLRTMGFAPRPFSGVQPFLDRPDPRQDGCLVVDIRMPGTSGLQLLERMAKEVGGMPTVMITGHGDVAACRRAFKAGAVDFLTKPIDEQVLLEAVEAAFAALDQRNRAETARAGRDALKAKLTQREREILDLVAEGLSTKEIARALDVSPRTVETHRANIAGKLGAGSVAEMVRFALEG; the protein is encoded by the coding sequence ATGAGGCCGGCAGCGCGGATCGTCTATCTGATCGACGACGATGCCGATGTGCGCGACGCGCTCGTCCTGCTGCTGCGCACCATGGGCTTCGCGCCGCGGCCCTTCTCCGGCGTGCAGCCGTTCCTCGACAGGCCCGACCCGCGCCAGGACGGCTGCCTCGTCGTGGATATCCGCATGCCCGGCACCTCCGGCCTGCAATTGCTGGAGCGCATGGCCAAGGAGGTCGGCGGCATGCCGACGGTGATGATCACCGGCCATGGCGACGTCGCCGCCTGCCGGCGCGCCTTCAAGGCCGGTGCGGTCGATTTCCTGACCAAACCGATCGACGAGCAGGTGCTTCTGGAGGCGGTCGAGGCGGCTTTCGCGGCGCTCGATCAGCGCAACCGGGCCGAGACCGCCCGCGCCGGCCGCGACGCACTCAAGGCGAAGCTGACGCAGCGCGAGCGTGAAATCCTCGATCTCGTGGCCGAGGGCCTGTCGACCAAGGAGATCGCGCGGGCGCTCGACGTTTCGCCGCGCACCGTCGAGACCCACCGTGCCAATATCGCCGGGAAGCTCGGGGCGGGCTCCGTCGCCGAGATGGTGCGCTTCGCGCTGGAGGGATAG
- a CDS encoding DeoR/GlpR family DNA-binding transcription regulator produces MSSSAPDTETLTPRQRQILDLVQDLGFTTIETLAERFGVSAQTVRREIIRLQAGNFLQRFHGGAGLASGGIRSAYAQKLTVSPRGKERIGAAVARIVPPGASVFLDVGTTVEAAARALINKPGLRVVTASVSVAQIFCSHGVFDVVVTGGTTRGANGSLVGQAAIASITGFRFDYAIIGLGGFDDDGAPMDFDLEKIAVRQAAMSRARQSLALADHTKFDQTGTARVAPPEALSLVVVDAEPGLRLRESWERSGTRWLVA; encoded by the coding sequence ATGAGCTCTTCCGCTCCCGATACCGAGACCCTGACCCCGCGCCAGCGGCAGATCCTCGACCTCGTGCAGGATCTCGGCTTCACCACGATCGAGACATTGGCGGAGCGCTTCGGGGTGTCGGCCCAGACGGTCCGGCGCGAGATCATCCGCCTCCAGGCCGGCAATTTCCTGCAGCGCTTCCATGGCGGGGCGGGGCTCGCCTCCGGGGGCATCCGCTCGGCCTATGCCCAGAAACTCACCGTCTCGCCGCGCGGCAAGGAGCGGATCGGCGCAGCGGTGGCGCGGATCGTGCCACCCGGAGCCTCGGTCTTCCTCGATGTCGGCACCACGGTCGAGGCCGCCGCGCGGGCGCTGATCAACAAGCCAGGCCTCAGGGTGGTGACGGCGAGCGTCTCCGTCGCCCAGATCTTCTGCAGCCATGGCGTCTTCGACGTGGTGGTGACCGGCGGCACGACGCGCGGCGCCAACGGTTCGCTGGTCGGGCAGGCGGCGATCGCCAGTATCACGGGCTTCCGCTTCGACTACGCGATCATCGGCCTCGGCGGCTTCGACGATGACGGCGCGCCGATGGATTTCGATCTCGAGAAGATCGCCGTCCGGCAGGCCGCGATGAGCCGCGCGCGGCAGAGCCTGGCGCTCGCCGACCATACCAAGTTCGACCAGACCGGCACGGCCCGCGTCGCGCCGCCCGAGGCGCTCAGCCTCGTCGTCGTCGACGCCGAGCCCGGCTTGCGCCTGCGCGAAAGCTGGGAGCGCAGCGGCACGCGCTGGCTTGTCGCCTGA
- a CDS encoding sulfite exporter TauE/SafE family protein, producing the protein MTIAGLLQPFSTDQVSACILVVFLTAIMRGYTGFGFALVAVPLLALIADPVTAVPMVLLLEVAGSLQLLPGLWRSAHLRSVLLLVAGALLATPIGLYGLAALPADVMRLVIALVVLATTCALAAGLKANHEPGVPATFGVGILSGLLNGAAAMSGPPVVLFYLNAQTAMHVGRASIVLYFLLSDTVAIGFAGASGLLGASTALLAAVTIPALFVGQVIGTRLFHSALQRHYRIVAIVILLAVSGFAIVQSVHALWGSAS; encoded by the coding sequence ATGACGATCGCCGGGCTGCTGCAGCCGTTCAGCACGGACCAGGTTTCGGCCTGCATCCTCGTCGTCTTCCTGACGGCGATCATGCGCGGCTATACCGGCTTCGGCTTCGCGCTCGTGGCCGTGCCGCTGCTCGCCCTGATCGCGGATCCCGTCACGGCCGTGCCGATGGTGCTGCTGCTCGAAGTGGCCGGCAGCCTGCAATTGCTGCCGGGCCTGTGGCGCTCGGCGCATCTGCGCTCCGTCCTGCTGCTCGTCGCCGGAGCGCTGCTGGCGACGCCGATCGGGCTTTATGGCCTCGCCGCGCTGCCGGCCGACGTGATGCGCCTCGTCATCGCGCTCGTCGTGCTGGCGACGACCTGCGCGCTTGCCGCCGGGCTGAAGGCGAACCACGAGCCGGGCGTGCCCGCGACCTTCGGCGTCGGCATCCTTTCCGGCCTGCTCAACGGCGCCGCCGCGATGAGCGGCCCGCCCGTCGTGCTGTTCTATCTCAACGCCCAGACGGCGATGCATGTCGGACGCGCCTCGATCGTCCTGTATTTCCTGCTGTCGGACACGGTTGCGATCGGCTTTGCGGGTGCATCCGGGTTGCTGGGCGCCTCGACGGCGCTGCTGGCGGCGGTGACCATCCCCGCGCTCTTCGTCGGACAGGTGATCGGGACGCGGCTGTTCCACTCGGCGTTGCAGCGCCATTACCGCATCGTTGCGATCGTGATCCTGCTCGCGGTCAGCGGCTTCGCCATCGTGCAATCGGTCCATGCGTTGTGGGGAAGCGCCAGCTAG